A single region of the Metarhizium brunneum chromosome 6, complete sequence genome encodes:
- the nodG gene encoding Nodulation protein G has translation MTTHSLQPVDNVVHGRLALVTGATGGIGSACAKALAAEGCDVVLHYSSSQEKADTLVNELQRLHPKQLFSTARADLSSREATRLLVPDVLSNPAISVRHKAISILVANAGTGRRIRDIKDIEEDDWDLTLEINARSQFVVTKACLPGMRGQGWGRVILVGSIASRGGGINGCHYAASKGAMTSMGLNLATILAPEGVTVNIVQPAMIGATGMIPTPKATTWQSNTDPEELRSTDPGLAIASSVPVHRLGAPEEVANIVVLFAKTGYMTGQEVLVAGGLR, from the exons ATGACAACACACTCTCTCCAGCCCGTGGACAACGTCGTCCACGGCCGCCTGGCATTGGTCACCGGCGCAAC CGGAGGCATCGGCTCGGCGTGTGCCAAAGCCCTCGCCGCGGAAGGATGCGATGTTGTCCTTCACTACTCATCCAGCCAA GAAAAGGCAGACACCCTCGTTAACGAACTCCAACGGCTTCATCCGAAACAACTCTTTAGCACGGCCCGCGCAGACCTCTCCTCTCGCGAAGCCACCCGCCTGCTGGTCCCCGACGTGCTCTCCAACCCTGCCATCAGCGTCAGACACAAGGCCATCTCCATCCTGGTCGCTAATGCCGGCACAGGCCGCCGCATCAGAGACATCAAGGACATTGAGGAAGACGACTGGGACCTCACCTTGGAGATTAATGCGCGGAGCCAGTTTGTCGTCACCAAGGCGTGCCTGCCGGGCATGAGGGGGCAAGGCTGGGGGCGGGTGATTCTGGTGGGCAGCATCGCGAGCAGGGGAGGGGGCATCAACGGGTGTCATTACGCAGCGAGCAAAGGCGCCATGAC GTCAATGGGGTTGAATCTGGCGACGATTCTGGCCCCCGAAGGCGTCACGGTTAATATT GTCCAACCCGCCATGATAGGCGCCACGGGCATGATTCCCACGCCAAAGGCAAC TACCTGGCAAAGCAACACCGACCCGGAAGAACTTAGGTCGACGGATCCGGGTCTCGCTATTGCCAGCAGCGTGCCCGTCCACAGACTGGGAGCGCCTGAAGAAGTGGCAAACATCGTCGTCTT GTTTGCGAAAACGGGGTATATGACGGGGCAGGAGGTCCTTGTTGCTGGAGGATTGCGGTAG